The genomic interval GGAGATATTATGTTAGGAACTATAGGCTATCAAGAACGAATGGAAAGTACTGTTATCTCGGATGCTGTTAATCTTGCATCCAGAATGGAAGGATTAACAAAGTATTATGGAGCGAATATTCTAATCAGTGAGGATGTTTTAAAAGGTCTTGAGGATGAAAGTAAATTTAATTTCCGTGTTCTTGACTGGGTTCAAGTAAAAGGGAAAAATAAAAAAGTCACAGTTATTGAAATTTTGGATGGTATTGATGAGGTTAATTTAAAAAGATACCTTGAAACCAAACCTCTATTTGAAATGGCTGTTAATTCTTACATATTAAAAGATATTGAAGCAGCCTTAAATATTTTTAAAGAAGTAATTAGCAAAAATCCATCAGATAAAGCCAGCGAGCTATATATTAAACGTTGTGAATATTTTATTAAGAATGGTATTCCGGATGACTGGGAAGGAGTGCATATTATGGAGAATAAATAACTCTCAACTTGGCGGAACGGGAAGGACGATTCTGTTGAATTTCTTCTTCGGAAGGACAAAGAGGCTTTTTAGTTAAAAGCTGATATTCCTTTTCTTTTCCGGTCAGTTCTCTAAACACATTCTTCACGATTCTATCTTCTAAAGAATGAAAAGATAAGACACAGAAAACTCCTCCTTTGTTTAACAAAGCGGCCAACTGTCTTAAACCTTTTTCTATATGCAATAGCTCCGAATTTACTTCGATTCTGAGTGCCTGGAATATACGGGTAGCCGGGTGAGTTTTGGGAGGCCAGAATTTTCTTGGAATGATTGCTGCGATTAAATCGGCCAACTCTTTACTGGTTTGTAAGCTTTCTTTTTTTCGTCTTTCTACCAGAACACTGGCAATTTTTTTAGACCAGCGTTCTTCTCCGTATTCCCAAAAAACTCGGTTCAGTTCTTTTTCCGAATAGTACTTTAAAATTTCAGAAGCTGTTTTCTTACAGGAAAAATCAAGACGCATATCGAGAGGTTCTTCCTTCGCATAACTAAAACCTTTTTCAGAATTTGTAAAGTGATAGGTAGAAATCCCCAGATCCAGAACGATTCCATCTACAGAGGAGACATTCCCCAATTTAAAAAGAGTATCGGAAGTAAACTCGGAAAAATTAGAATGATGAGGAGTGGCCCTTGAACCAAAAGAATCCAAACGGGTTTCTGCTCTTTTGAGCATAGTTTCGTCCCTATCCATGAAAATGAGTTTTGAATTGGGAAAAGTTTCTAAAATAAGCTTGCTGTGTCCTCCCTCACCGGCAGTGCCATCCAGGAAGAATAGGTTTTCTTTCTCAGGTATTTGCTGAAAAAAGCGAATAATTTCTTCAGGCATTACAGAAACATGAACAGGATCAGATTCGAGCATTCTATAATGCAGTTTTTTTTCTGAAATTCTCCCGTCATCGATTTTCTTGTTTCCTTATAACATCCGTATATTTTTCCTATTAGCTGTGGAAGAGCTTGATCCGATACAGAACCCTCCGAGAAAGAATTTATTCTCGATTAATAAACTGGGCTATGCTATGGGAAAAAGACCAAAAGTGGATTGTATCCTCTGCGAAGTAGAAAAGAAAAACCCGGAGGTTCCGAATCTACTCATTGCCGAAACAGAGCTATGCCTTGTTTCTGTGAACCTATATCCTTATAATCCCGGCCATATCATCATATTTCCTAAACGGCATTGTCTCGGACTTGAAGAATTGAGCGATGAAGAAGCCCTTGATATACACCGCTTATCGGTGAAGTGTATTCGCATATTAAAGGAAACCTGGAAGGCTCCAGGCTTTAATCTGGGTTATAATATAGGCAGACACAGCGGAGGCTCGATTTTACACATTCACAGGCACGTCATCCCGCGTTTTCCCAATGAAGCCGGTTTTTTAGATGTTCTGGCGAATACTCGAATCGTAATCTATAACCCGAATGATATGCTGGCAGAATTAAAACGCCTGTGGGAAAAGTTTTAGGCCTTTTTCTGGTAAATAGTCTGACCTAAAAATTTAAAGCTCTCTGATATTCCGAATAAAGTTTCAGAATGCCCGATAATCAGAATTCCCTGAGGAACGAGAATCTTTTCCATTTCAGCGAATATTTTTGCCTGGGTAGGTTTATCAAAGTAGATGATTACATTTCTACAAAAAATTAAATCCATCTTTTCCTGTATGGGATAGGGCTTATCCAGAAGGTTGATTTTGCGAAAGGTAATCATGTTTTTCAAAATAGGTTTGGCAACGTATTCTTTCCCGCTTTCTGTTTTGTTGATGTCAAAATACTTTTGTTGCAGATCTTTTCTTACCGGTAAAACCCTGTCTTCTTTATAAACACCCTTACCTGCGGTAGACAAAACATTGGTGTCGATGTCGGTTGCGAGAATTTTTATGTCCCAACCCGGTTTTAAGGCGAAATACTCCTGTAAGACAATGGCCAGGGAATATGGTTCCTCACCGGTTGAGGTAGCTGCACACCAGAATCGTAGCTTTTTGAGGTAAGTGGTTTTGCTTTTCTCCTCCATGGCCGGGAGAAACACATTTTTCAAATACTCAAAATGGTGGTTTTCCCTGAAGAAATCCGTTTTATTGGTGGTGATCCGATTGACAATTTCCGGTAGTTCTCTTGCGAAAAACGCCGGGTCCATTTGGAGCTTCTTACAATAGTCTTCAAAAGTCGCTATCTGGGTGGTTCGCAGGCGAACGTTCAAACGGGATTGGAGCATAATTTTCTTATGCGGAGCTAAAAATATCCCGGTTTCTTTATGAATCACTTCTTTTAAGTAGTTAAATTCTTTATCTTTAATGGTAACAATTGAATTAATCAAATCCGACACACAAGCTGTATAAGCAGTTTTCTGATTTTTGTAAACTTAAAAAATGAATTGAATAAAAAAACAAACATCTGGGGATGTTTGAGCAAACCCCAGATAAAATAGAATGGGATAAAAATAGAGCAAAAAAAGCTCCGAATGAACGGAGCATCGGGTTGTTAATGTTATCTCGGATAAAAAATATGATTCAAAGCTTGGATCAACTTACTCTTTCCGATTGGGAGAAGCATAGCAAATAGTGAGGTGAATTACTATAGAGGAAGTACCCTAGTTTTAAGTTTTTTTTCATGTTAAATTTTATTACTATTTGTTATGTTGGTTTTAAATTTGTATATTATATTAAAATTATGACATTTTATTGAATGTAATTCCGAAATGGCCGCAAACGGGAAGGTCAAAAGTAGGCGAAGTACCGATTTCCATAAAAAACATAAATAGTTACAGTTATGATCTTGTTTTCTTCCGGTATATAAATTACTTCTACTTTCTTCTGTTTGTATATTTTACCATTCCTAATTTTTTGGAAAGGAAAAATTTGATGACAGCTTTACCAAACTAAGCTAAAAAGGAGTCAATGACAAAGAAAAAACTTATCTCCCTTATCCTATCTCTACTACTTTATTTACCCGCCGCTATAAAGGCAGATGATAGCATTACCAAAGAAAATGCCAATGAGAAACTCATCGATTGCTCTATTCAGGGTAAATTGGATTGCGTGCAAGAGGCACTGAGTAAGGGTGCGGATGTAAATACGGAGATTTATGGAGCCAATACAGCCCTTATGTTAGCTTCATTTAAAGCTCAAACAGAAGTAGTAAAGCTACTTATAGGAAAAGGGGCAAAGGTAAATGCAAAGAATAAGGATGGGAATACAGCACTGACAAGGGCTTCTGCTTCGTTTGAGAATACTACGGAAATTGTAAAGCTGCTTATAGCAAAAGGAGCAGAGGTAAATGTAAAAGGTAAGTATGGATGGACAGCTCTTATTTGGGCGTCTCATAATAGTCACACAGAAATAGTTCAGATTCTTATAAACCATGGTGCTGATGTGAATATAGTAAATGATGATGGGAATACAGCTCTTATGAGTGCTGAAAAGCTGGAAATAAGCAAACTACTTATTGAGAAAGGAGCTGATATTAGGCTTAAGAACAAGGAAGGAAAAACAGCTCTTATGTATGTTTCGTCTTCCTATAAGAATACTACAGAAACTGTAAAATTTCTTATAGCAAAAGGAGCAGAGATAAATGCGAAAAATAAGGATGGAGAAACTGCCCTGATAAAGGCATTGAGATATTCCAATCTTGAAGCTGCCAGATTGTTATTAGAGAATGGTGCAGATGTTTATATTCGGGATAAGAATAATAAAGAAGGCTTCGATTATACCATACTATCTAGAGATTATACTATTTATAATTATTTATCTTCTGAGCCTAATCTATATAAGACTCAAAGAAGTAATTTTAAAAACTATATTTATTTTTTTAAATTATTCCATGCCTTATATTTCTTCTCTCAAGAAGAAAGGAATAACTTGCTGAGTCTTTTAAAAGATAGATATAATAAGCACTTGAGTTCTACAGATAATACAGAGAAGAAATTATGTATTTCTACAATTTTATTCTTTATAGATGAATCAATAGAGAAGGAAAATGCGAGTCCTCAAAGAGAAGTAGATGAATTTATTAACTTTAAAAAAATCTTTTCTGAGATCACTTATCCGGATGTACCGAATACAGCATTAAAAGGAATCCATCCGGAGTTCAGTTATTTAACCGCTATATACTATTCAAAGATTTTGAATTATAGTTTAATTGACTTTTTTTTAAGACAGGCTTACAAAAACTCTTCTAATGTTCTAAATAAAATAAAGGAAAATACTTCGGTATTTGATTTTTATCTGTACAATGCAAAACAACGAAAGAATAGCCTTTATTTCCAGGAGGAACTTAAGAAAAAAACTCCCAATATTTTAATTCAAAATGGACATACCGATTATGTAAATAATCTAAGCTTTTCCCCTGACGGAAAGACTCTTGCGACGGCATCCAGCGATAATACAGCTAAGATATGGTCTATAGAGGGAAAGCTACTTCGTACACTGATAGGACATGCAGGTTCTGTAGAATCTGTCATTTTTTCTCCCGATGGTAAAACTTTAGCAACAGCATCTAACGATAATACGGTCAGAATATGGTCTGTAGAGGGAAAGCTTCTTCATAAATTGATAGGGCATACAGGTTCTGTAAAATCTGTCGTTTTTTCTCCCGATGGTAAAACGTTAACAAGCAATTCCGGTGATAATACAGCTATAATATGGTCAAGCAATGGAAAACTATTACATACAGGCAAAGTTAAGGTAGTTCAAAAAAGCCAGGCAATCTTTTCTCCGGATGGAAAAACAAGAGTAAGCATCTCCGATCATAAGACAGCTAAGATATGGTCAGTAGACGGAAAGCTTCTTCATACATTGACAGGACATACAGGTTTTATAAAATCTATCGTTTTTTCCCCTGATGGTAAAACTCTGGCTACTGCATCTACAGATGAAACAGCTAAAATATGGTCTGTAGAGGGAAAACTTCTTTATACACTTAAAGGGCATACGGATAAGATAAACTCTATAAACTATTCTTCAGATTGGAAAACTCTGGTTACAAGCTCTACTGATAATATAGTTAAAATATGGTCTGTAGAGGGAAAACTTCTTCATACGCTTAAAGGGCATACGGGTTGGATAAATCACATAGCCTATTCCCCGGATGGTAAAACCTTTGCTACTGCTTCAAGTGACCAGTCTG from Leptospiraceae bacterium carries:
- the rsmH gene encoding 16S rRNA (cytosine(1402)-N(4))-methyltransferase RsmH, which gives rise to MLESDPVHVSVMPEEIIRFFQQIPEKENLFFLDGTAGEGGHSKLILETFPNSKLIFMDRDETMLKRAETRLDSFGSRATPHHSNFSEFTSDTLFKLGNVSSVDGIVLDLGISTYHFTNSEKGFSYAKEEPLDMRLDFSCKKTASEILKYYSEKELNRVFWEYGEERWSKKIASVLVERRKKESLQTSKELADLIAAIIPRKFWPPKTHPATRIFQALRIEVNSELLHIEKGLRQLAALLNKGGVFCVLSFHSLEDRIVKNVFRELTGKEKEYQLLTKKPLCPSEEEIQQNRPSRSAKLRVIYSP
- a CDS encoding HIT domain-containing protein, whose amino-acid sequence is MEELDPIQNPPRKNLFSINKLGYAMGKRPKVDCILCEVEKKNPEVPNLLIAETELCLVSVNLYPYNPGHIIIFPKRHCLGLEELSDEEALDIHRLSVKCIRILKETWKAPGFNLGYNIGRHSGGSILHIHRHVIPRFPNEAGFLDVLANTRIVIYNPNDMLAELKRLWEKF
- a CDS encoding protein-glutamate O-methyltransferase CheR, with translation MSDLINSIVTIKDKEFNYLKEVIHKETGIFLAPHKKIMLQSRLNVRLRTTQIATFEDYCKKLQMDPAFFARELPEIVNRITTNKTDFFRENHHFEYLKNVFLPAMEEKSKTTYLKKLRFWCAATSTGEEPYSLAIVLQEYFALKPGWDIKILATDIDTNVLSTAGKGVYKEDRVLPVRKDLQQKYFDINKTESGKEYVAKPILKNMITFRKINLLDKPYPIQEKMDLIFCRNVIIYFDKPTQAKIFAEMEKILVPQGILIIGHSETLFGISESFKFLGQTIYQKKA
- a CDS encoding ankyrin repeat domain-containing protein; this translates as MTKKKLISLILSLLLYLPAAIKADDSITKENANEKLIDCSIQGKLDCVQEALSKGADVNTEIYGANTALMLASFKAQTEVVKLLIGKGAKVNAKNKDGNTALTRASASFENTTEIVKLLIAKGAEVNVKGKYGWTALIWASHNSHTEIVQILINHGADVNIVNDDGNTALMSAEKLEISKLLIEKGADIRLKNKEGKTALMYVSSSYKNTTETVKFLIAKGAEINAKNKDGETALIKALRYSNLEAARLLLENGADVYIRDKNNKEGFDYTILSRDYTIYNYLSSEPNLYKTQRSNFKNYIYFFKLFHALYFFSQEERNNLLSLLKDRYNKHLSSTDNTEKKLCISTILFFIDESIEKENASPQREVDEFINFKKIFSEITYPDVPNTALKGIHPEFSYLTAIYYSKILNYSLIDFFLRQAYKNSSNVLNKIKENTSVFDFYLYNAKQRKNSLYFQEELKKKTPNILIQNGHTDYVNNLSFSPDGKTLATASSDNTAKIWSIEGKLLRTLIGHAGSVESVIFSPDGKTLATASNDNTVRIWSVEGKLLHKLIGHTGSVKSVVFSPDGKTLTSNSGDNTAIIWSSNGKLLHTGKVKVVQKSQAIFSPDGKTRVSISDHKTAKIWSVDGKLLHTLTGHTGFIKSIVFSPDGKTLATASTDETAKIWSVEGKLLYTLKGHTDKINSINYSSDWKTLVTSSTDNIVKIWSVEGKLLHTLKGHTGWINHIAYSPDGKTFATASSDQSVIIWSIEGKILHTLRSSLSANHVAFSPDGKTLTIASSMGEIWSTEGKSLHRLRDHFSTINQVSYSPDGKALATASSDNTAKIWSVDGKLLHTLTEHTGSVESIVFSPDGKTLATASTDKTAKIWSSEGELLHTLKGHTDWIKYAAFTPDSKTLITVSIDGTAKFWSCRDASLIRSISILGTIIKVDTNKKLLLTKESSAGKIHFYNYETGQHLLSQMLSDNGESLSYTPDGRFDYTDEKVKEFVSYQVAGKFLDLPDMEEHYRVPDLFEKVLKGEIKPRDEVAIVEMVEDLPEVKIHYPGTEDLVKDEQSEMMFEVKGKTRVARVEVYVNGNKVDTSKTEREEDPYGESKDLQKHFSMRVNVNLLPGNNDIKILAYNEYNIPSPKTMEIVRQIPEKVKPPKLFVLSIGVNEYSKDPARNLTYSVPDAEAIAEAFQKQKDAGLYSEVEVKLLTYKDKNNRPTRENILKALDEIIQKAHASDVVTIYYSGHGMSANFGGKSLFYLLPEDFDWSLNPESAITAKNSGVDADLIGDKLAQIRSQKVVLIIDACHSGNVGVALASRSDDKKEETKRGLKRLANGSGRYIFTSSAGDEKSRESKELGHGLYTYVLLNALGYKTREKKEDAANLVEKDGMISMSELGAYIQSKFAEQTKPFLQDVIQTPLPMQSLGRYGYSSRVNDFPLVKVGE